The genomic stretch TATGGTCATTGACAAGCAGATGCACATGCACCATATCCCCCTTGCAGTCCCAGTAATAGAATATTTTCTCTGCTTAAACTGACATGTTAGATTGTCTCTCATTttattttctctgtttgttaCTGTATGtcctttgatttgattctatGCTTTTTTTTAATAGGTAAAAGATGTTTCTTTGTTAATACTGGAAATCTCCTAATCCATGTGCATTTTCATGACCAATTTTTTGTTttgcaataaataaataaataaattgcagATCCTCTGGAAGAGCAATGCTTCATAAAAGATCCAGAGTAGAATTTCACCCCCTTGGAGTTATTGGAGCCATTGTGTCGTGGAATTATCCCTTCCATAATATTTTTAACCCTATGCTAGCAGCAGTTTTTTCTGGAAATGGCATTGTGATTAAGGTATAAAATGGCATAATATGTACCAAGTAGTACACCTTCTCTAAAATTGTTCATCATATGGATgtattatgtttttttaacaatAGACCTTGCTAACTGTTATGCTTTCATTGGGATAATATAGTATTTTATGTTACTTTAACAATTGAATTTCTGCAACATTCAATGGAAACACCTACTTTTTTATGTTCATATTTTTCAGTTTGACCAAAATCCTTGTGATTCTGATTGTAGATATCAGAACATGCAAGTTGGTCTGGATGCTTTTACTTCCGGATCATCCAATCAGCCCTTGCTGCAATAGGAGCTCCAGAGGACCTTGTTGAGGTGATAACAGGGTAGAGCCTTCTATTTACCCTTTCTTTTTCCCTTTAATTTCAAAGTCATATCTGCATCTATTACCTCAATTGTACCTTTCTTACCAGGTTTGCTGAAACAGGAGAAGCACTGGTGTCTTCTGTTGATAAAGTCATTTTTGTTGGATCACCCGGGGTTGGTAAGATGGTATGATTCCTTTGCCCAATCAAATTAGTCCAACCTGTCTTCTCATCTGTGAATTGTATCACATAACATAACAGTTATGTTTATGATTCTGAAGATATAGTTTCTGATATGTTATGCATTCAGTAAAGAATTTCCCTAGAACATTTGGTCAATGTTTAGAGTGGTATTAGGATCAGCTGAAGCTCCTTTCTGTACTCACAAAGGAAAAGAGTAATCTCAAAAGTTGTAGTATACCTCTGGACCTCTGGGGTCTAAACAGTGACGCCGCTTAAACAAAATCAATATATGAGATGGTTTGGGGTTATTGTCTACCTTGTATACGCTTCTGTTATTTCCAAGATGGCATCTACTATTCCATGCAATGAGTAGTCTTTGCACTATGATGATATTTCTTGCTCTTTTTATGCAGATAATGGAAAATGCTGCCGAGACACTTATACCCGTTACACTAGAGCTTGGTGGAAAAGATGCATTTATTGTTTGTGAAGATGTAGATGTGGACCATGTATGAATGAATACCTTCCACATTTTATAATTTCCAAAGGCTTGGATATAATTGTTGACCATATGTAGTTGCAGATGTTGACCTTACAAGATAATGATATAATCATTGTTTAATGCCATAGTTTTAAGTTTTAACAGTCATTGATCTTCTGAATGTAGGTTGCTCAAATTGCTGTCAGGGCTTTTCTTCAGTCAAGTGGGCAGAACTGTGCTGGAGCTGAACGATTTTATGTCCATAGGAATATTTATCCATCTTTTGTCAGCAAAATTACCAAAATCATAAAATCTGTTACAGCGGTAAgtgttttttatttcaaaaatattacaCGTGTTTTTCTATGACACATGTCTTGTTCAATATCTGTCTAAAGTCAATATTGAATTCTTGTCACATTTGCTCGCACCTTACATAATTTCTATTTCAGAAGTCCATCAGcttatctttacatttctgcattcctctttttctattttccatagagggaagagaaagaaataaaaaCTCTGAATTATGATTATGATTTTATACAATAAAGTAAAAACACTAAaccttatttatatttatactgAACCTCTAATCCTAATTGAATAAAGATATCATGCAATATAATACAGAAACCCGCCCTAGACCATGTTTGAATTTTTAAGGCTAAGTACTAACCCTAAAATACAATGATAGAGTGGAATTAGTGAATGTTTCATTGTTTGGATTGTTAAATAATGGAATTGAGCGTGATAGAATGAATACCACCACTTCCAATCCTCCTCCACCCTCTAATTTGTGTTGAGTGGAATGTAACCTATGAAGCATGGACACCTCTAGAAGTAGGAGTAGATGTGTCACTGTGTCTAACACTTGTATGACACCCGTACGACGTATGTCGGAAAACTCAGACAAATGTcccaaaaaatagttttttttcttctttgttttgtcACTCTAAGAATTGGTATCTGAAGAGCATGTGTTGAAGCAATGTTGATTAATGAAGGATTAAAGATATTAATTTTGACtagaatatttttatcttttttaataGTAGATAGATAAATAAATGTCAAACAAATTGTGTCGTGTCGTGTCATGGTGTCTTGGCCAGTGACTGTGCTTAATAGATTGTAACTAGTCTTTTTTTCCTTtacatcatttatcatttatgcACTCAAATTGTGAAGTGTTAGCTTTATTTGGTTCTCTTCCACTTGATCTCATTCCATTATGCTTCAAGCCCTTAATCAGATGTACAAACATCACCAACATATTGTTAATTACTTTAAAATGCAACCCAAATATTATGAAATATTTTTGATATATTCTTGTAGAATCAAGTAAGTTCTGGCTTATATCTAAACTGTTCTTGACCCGCACACACATGCATTTCTATAAACTGTTTTGGGTTAATATTTTCGTGTAGGGTCCACCACTTGCTGGGAAGTATGATATGGGAGCTTTATGCATGCATGAGCATTCTGAAAAGCTTGAAGGTCTTGTAAATGACGCTTTAGACAAAGGAGCTGAAATTGTTGCTCGTGGAAGTTTTGGACATATAGGTGAAGATGCTGTTGATCAGTATTTCCCCCCTACTGTAATTGTAAATGTGAATCACTCCATGAGATTGATGCAAGAAGAGGTAGGAAAGCTTGCTATTTCTCTATTTTCACATTAccgtttatttttttaattttttaaaaatatttttggttttaGTCCATGTCTATGTAACCAACTACAAGATCTGGCTCATATCTTTACTACTAGTATTGgagattttgaaatttgaattattGATTCCCATGTAGTGCAACCAACTATTATTCAAGAATATCTTGCTATCTTGTATGCTCCCGCAACTGCTTACTAGATTCATCTGTGCATCTGATGTATAGGCATTTGGACCTATCATGCCAATAATGAAGTTTAGCTCTGATGAAGAAGTTATCAAGCTTGCTAATGACTCAAAATATGGGCTCGGCTGTGCTGTTTTCTCAGGCAGTCAAAGTCACGCCAGAGAGATAGCTTCTCATATACATTGTGGGGTAGCTGCAGTTAATGATTTTGCATCAAATTACATGTGTCAGGTAACATTTGATTTTCAATTGTTCCAGACATGCTCATCTCCGTCTCGTAATTGAAGTCTTACCTTTTTATTTAAGAATGTGCAGCGCAAGTGAGGTGGGTTCATGACCCacaggtaggggtggcaaaacgggccgtggcccgcgcacccgccaaaaatgttgggttgggattttaggcccaccgcccgccatagcccgccccgccaatgcccgccgcccgccaaagcccgccccttctccaaaattctctcttttttagtaaatttttataattccaattcttgatggtttattttatatatttatttgtaaatatatgtaatattttttaagtaaaatttgttaaaaagttgcttttataaaaaattgttttaaaaaataagtgaaaaatttaattaaaaggtaaaaaagatttattaatctattaaaaaaatgaaaaaaaatataaataaaaatagtcgggcaagcccgccgcccgccaacccgcccatcttggcggggcggacatgatttttatgcccatttcacttggcgggcatgcccgccccgctagTTTTTTAGTGggcttaaggcggggcgggcggcccgttttgccacccctacccaCAGGTCATTGAATCGGAataaggctctgataccatgttgaaTTTTTATTATGTATAAAAGAGGAGAGAAAAGTATTATTGATAATAGCTATTTACATGATACAAAAGACTCAATAgtaatctctatttataggatacaTAGACTCGATGCTAAATCAAGTTCAGATCATGATAATAAAAACCGATGTCAAATTTGATACTAAGAGATACTCGAAATTAATATAAaggatattataatatatttataatattctaacaaTATCCTACAGTCTAGAGATCACTTTCATAGAGAGTTACCATGTCAGGTCAAGTCATTGTTGGGTAAAGACACAAATTGTTTTAAATTAGGCTCTCCACTGGCTTATTATAATTTGGCAGTTCTTTCAGCTAAACTGTACCTCTTTTAATTTCCACTGAAATAAGTTGTGTTCTTTTTTTCCCAGTCACTGCCATTTGGGGGAGTGAAACACAGTGGATTTGGACGATTTGGTGGTGTTGAAGGCCTGAGAGCGTGCTGCCTTGTAAAATCAGTTGTTGAAGATAGATGGTGGCCATTCATTAAGACAAAAATACCTAAGCCTATTCAGGTCAGTCTGGAAAACCTTTCATGATATCTTAAGATTTCACTGTTAGTAGATAGATACTAAGATGCACTTTTCATCTGTCATAGTATCCTGTGGCAGAAAATGGATTTGAATTTCAGGAGTCACTTGTTGAAGCACTATATGGGCTTAGCATATGGGATCGTTTGCAAGCGTTGGTAACAGTTTTGAAAATGCTTACTGAGCAGAATAAGAAGGAGAAATGATCAATCATGTTAGGGCGGTTAATGGGCCAAATGATTTAGTCACCTTCGAATAATTAGGGGCTCTTGGTTTGTGTACAACTACTATTCGTGCTAGCTATTCTCTATGCCCTCCTGTCATTTTTGTTGTGCTTATTCGATGTTGATCTTGGCTGGTTATCTGATGAACACCAATACCTCACGATATTGAAATCATGGAATCAAGAAAACTTTAAATATCAAATACTACTTTCTtgatctttttctctctctctctctctaaatgtTGAATGCCCCATGATTGACTAGTCACATTTTATCTTAGTACACCCCATGATTGACTAGTCACATTTTATCTTAGTACACACACCCCATGATTGACTAGTCACATTTTCACGTGATCACAAGTGTTTGTCTGGTGATTTACACGGTTATGTATAATCTTAGTAAATCCAGCTCACAGAATGATATGTTTCTTTATAGTCATAGCTATGAATATGTGTTCTATGATTTTAAAACTAAAAGATGAATGCCTTAAAGTGGGCACCCAATTTatctttgaaataaatgatgggaTCTTTCATCTTACCATCGAGTTTGCATATCTTGAATATATCTATTcactttaatatttttgaaaaatgtttaaaCAAAAATGAACTATTAACTGGGATTAAAAATGTATTGCAAGTTTATGCAATTACTATGCCGAACAAGTTTTAAAAGTCTACTACGAGTGTTGGGTAGAGTTATGTAGCTAAACCTATTTGAGTACTACTGGCTCCCACTACAATCTAACACTCATAACAAGGGAAATTTTTTAGATATCACACTTACAGGGTGCCTTAGGCTCTTATTGGATAATCTGCGGTATACCAACAATATAGATGACATGTTTGTTAACTTTGGTATTTtagtaaaattattataatataattaatgatattttttccTTAAAAAAGCATGTTAGATAAATAATTGAGATGGAGAGAACATCAACGCTGCAAATCATATAGATAAAGTGACAATTAAAAATTATGATGCataaaaaatgaaatcaaatgTAAACTAGGAAACTAAAATTTTAAGTAAATAATCGTAAAATTGTTGGGCACAATACATTACATTAATTTTCTGATCATAATATAAGAGGATGCCTAGGTAAGTAGTGAAATATTCCAATTGCTGCTGCAATTAATTCTCTTCACATGGTCATACATGCATCAACAGGTGAGCTGGCTTGCCCTCAAAACCTTAGGTTGCTATAATTTGCAAATCGCAATAAATTAACATTCAAGGTGATTCTTATATCTAGCTTCCCGAACTTGAAAGCAGTAGCTCAATACAAATGGTATACATGAATCCACCACATGTGCTTCTGAAAAAGCATCAGAAACAAAGTTCATACACGTTCATACATATTATTTTACGTAGTAGCAAAACGCGGTTTTGTCTTTTGGCATCCTAACAGCGACTTCTAACTGTTTTGTATGAATGGATTCTAAATAAAGCTTTGATTTCAGAGGCTTCTTTCAATTCTCACTTTGTTATCAAGTGCTAGATTATAGCCACTCTTTCTTCTACAATCAAAGAGTTTGACTTTATAATCTTTGAAATCAAATCTGATCTGATTAGTAATAAAATCATCATAAGGGTTTGAATCTTCTTTTCAAGTGTATATCTTCACGTGCAAGTGAGAGACAAttataacaatttattttttaaagaatattgaTACATATGTGGTTACAAAAAGAAAACATTTTCATGAAAATATGAAAAGATGAAAAGTGACATATGACATGAATAATGAATTAATGCATGCAACCGTGTCTGCATGTGCATGCATGCCATTCATCATAAATGATACATTTTGTCAAAGCTGGATATGTCTAATTTGTAAAAGTGAAGAATAAAAATGGAAATTTATCATTCAAATGG from Vicia villosa cultivar HV-30 ecotype Madison, WI linkage group LG4, Vvil1.0, whole genome shotgun sequence encodes the following:
- the LOC131595278 gene encoding aldehyde dehydrogenase 22A1, coding for MAFWWSLLVLAFAFAVCKFLLMLIPPKVPSIDVDASDVLEEGNQSQENSFIYVPPRGTAQQSGKKVQCYEPATMKYLGYVPALTPDEVKEQIEKVRKAQKMWAKTSFKQRRQFLRILLKYIIKHQALICEISSRDTGKTMVDASLGEIMTTCEKINWLLSEGEQCLKPEYRSSGRAMLHKRSRVEFHPLGVIGAIVSWNYPFHNIFNPMLAAVFSGNGIVIKISEHASWSGCFYFRIIQSALAAIGAPEDLVEVITGFAETGEALVSSVDKVIFVGSPGVGKMIMENAAETLIPVTLELGGKDAFIVCEDVDVDHVAQIAVRAFLQSSGQNCAGAERFYVHRNIYPSFVSKITKIIKSVTAGPPLAGKYDMGALCMHEHSEKLEGLVNDALDKGAEIVARGSFGHIGEDAVDQYFPPTVIVNVNHSMRLMQEEAFGPIMPIMKFSSDEEVIKLANDSKYGLGCAVFSGSQSHAREIASHIHCGVAAVNDFASNYMCQSLPFGGVKHSGFGRFGGVEGLRACCLVKSVVEDRWWPFIKTKIPKPIQYPVAENGFEFQESLVEALYGLSIWDRLQALVTVLKMLTEQNKKEK